Proteins encoded within one genomic window of Methanosarcina barkeri str. Wiesmoor:
- a CDS encoding response regulator: MTDILIVEDNLLNLTVEADLLKSIGHEPKKAKNGFEALEILNEAKIDLILLDMELPKMHGLELLQKIKLNPETRSIKVVAVTGYSDPESKEKFLKAGCYAVLAKPINFGDFGSQVEYFLTISDS, from the coding sequence GTGACTGATATTCTTATTGTTGAAGATAACTTACTTAATCTGACTGTTGAAGCAGACTTACTTAAGTCCATTGGACATGAGCCAAAAAAAGCGAAAAATGGTTTTGAAGCTCTTGAAATTCTCAATGAAGCAAAAATTGACCTGATATTGCTTGATATGGAACTTCCGAAAATGCACGGTCTCGAATTACTACAAAAAATAAAACTTAACCCTGAAACTCGGAGTATAAAAGTAGTTGCAGTTACAGGTTACTCTGATCCTGAAAGTAAAGAAAAGTTCCTTAAGGCTGGGTGCTATGCTGTTCTTGCCAAACCTATAAACTTTGGCGACTTTGGCTCACAGGTTGAGTATTTTCTTACAATATCGGACTCTTAA